In Scylla paramamosain isolate STU-SP2022 chromosome 30, ASM3559412v1, whole genome shotgun sequence, the following are encoded in one genomic region:
- the LOC135116027 gene encoding uncharacterized protein LOC135116027, which produces MKFLAAICLLAASASAQVGYSGIVSPDGNNIQFTHDFAHSIVLTGPSGIVTSDGTNLQLTAGQAALHAASPAAPQPVPQLVISRSVVGPSGIVSPAGNVQFTQEMVDDNVLVGPSGIVTKSGQNIQFNDQGLPRTKRSAGYVLPKGIIGYSGIVRADGTIEQFSHDFAHDILLMGPSGIVTKSGKNIQLTADLHRVKRSLVGPSGMILADGTPVQFKVPFATVLLDGPSGMVFSDGTLVQKRVKRGLVGPSGMILSDGTPVQFPAHAHPVVTGPSGIVFSNGQNVQLH; this is translated from the exons ATGAAGTTTCTG GCAGCTATCTGTCTGCTCGCCGCGAGCGCGAGCGCACAGGTTGGATATTCAGGGATCGTTAGTCCTGATGGAAACAACATCCAGTTCACGCACGACTTTGCTCACAGCATTGTGCTCACTGGACCTTCTGGCATCGTGACAAGTGATGGTACGAACCTCCAGCTGACCGCAGGCCAGGCTGCCCTCCACGCTGCCTCCCCAGCAGCACCCCAGCCCGTGCCCCAGCTTGTCATTTCCCGCAGCGTCGTCGGTCCCTCCGGAATCGTAAGTCCTGCCGGAAATGTTCAGTTCACCCAAGAGATGGTTGACGACAACGTGCTGGTGGGTCCCTCTGGCATTGTGACTAAGAGCGGCCAAAACATCCAGTTCAACGACCAAGGGCTTCCCCGCACCAAGCGCTCTGCCGGCTACGTCCTTCCCAAGGGCATCATTGGTTACTCTGGCATCGTCAGGGCTGACGGCACCATCGAACAGTTCAGCCACGACTTTGCCCACGATATCTTGCTCATGGGACCTTCTGGCATCGTGACCAAAAGTGGAAAGAACATTCAGCTGACTGCTGATCTCCACAGAGTCAAGCGTTCCTTGGTTGGTCCCTCTGGCATGATTCTTGCTGACGGCACTCCAGTGCAGTTCAAGGTGCCCTTCGCCACCGTCTTGTTGGATGGCCCCTCTGGAATGGTCTTCAGCGACGGCACTCTCGTGCAGAAGCGTGTGAAGCGTGGCCTCGTGGGTCCCTCTGGCATGATTCTTTCTGATGGCACCCCAGTCCAGTTCCCTGCCCATGCCCACCCCGTCGTCACTGGCCCATCTGGCATCGTCTTCTCCAACGGACAGAACGTTCAACTGCACTAA